A genomic window from Solanum dulcamara chromosome 11, daSolDulc1.2, whole genome shotgun sequence includes:
- the LOC129875144 gene encoding serine carboxypeptidase-like 34 isoform X2: MLDMLLSMRPMEEHSSTGSLRPLTTPTTSHYFYGSMEVGPGCSSIGYGEAEELGPFFTQKNKPELKFNKFSWNKAANLLFLESPVGVGFSYTNTSSDIKELGDTNTAQDSYKFLLNWFRRFPQFKSHEFYIAGESYAGHYVPQLAEQIFDNNKKVKKEDRINFKGFMIGNALMDDETDQKGMIDYAWDHAVISDHLYHSIKRVCNFSLKLVGDDCDNLLNQYFAVYKILDMYSLYAPKCVNTNFSTIPNSLSTIEGWFKRPTGYDPCLSDYTETYMNRPDVQAALHANITKISYPWTHCSNNISFWSDAPFSMLPTIKKLIDGGLRVWVYSGDTDGRIPVTSTRLTLRKLGLKITEDWTPWYTNNKQVGGWTVAYDGLFFVTIRGAGHQVPTFKPKQALQLVRHFLSNKKLPSAPY, encoded by the exons ATGCTGGATATGTTACTGTCAATGAGACCCATGGAAGAGCACTCTTCTACTGGTTCTTTGAGGCCACTAACAACCCCAACAACAAGCCACTACTTTTATGGCTCAATGGAGGTCG GTCCAGGATGTTCCTCAATTGGCTATGGTGAAGCAGAGGAGTTAGGCCCTTTCTTCACACAGAAAAATAAGCCAGAGCTCAAGTTCAACAAATTCAGCTGGAATAAAG CCGCAAACTTATTATTCTTGGAATCCCCTGTTGGTGTTGGATTTTCATACACAAACACCTCCAGTGATATCAAAGAGCTTGGAGACACTAATACAG CCCAAGATTCATATAAATTTCTGTTGAATTGGTTTCGAAGATTTCCACAGTTCAAGTCACATGAATTCTACATTGCTGGTGAAAGTTACGCCG GGCACTATGTTCCCCAGCTAGCAGAGCAAATCTTTGACAACAATAAAAAGGTGAAAAAAGAGGACCGCATAAATTTCAAAGGATTCATG ATAGGGAATGCATTGATGGATGATGAAACAGACCAAAAAGGGATGATAGACTATGCATGGGATCATGCAGTGATATCAGATCATTTGTATCATTCCATTAAAAGAGTTTGCAATTTCAGCTTGAAACTTGTAGGTGATGACTGCGACAATCTTCTTAATCAGTACTTTGCTGTTTACAAAATCTTAGACATGTATAGCCTTTACGCCCCCAAATGTGTTAACACCAACTTCAGCACCATTCCAAACTCCTTATCAACAATT GAAGGATGGTTCAAAAGACCAACAGGGTATGATCCTTGTCTCTCCGATTACACAGAAACTTATATGAATAGACCAGATGTTCAAGCTGCACTACATGCAAATATCACCAAAATTTCTTATCCATGGACTCATTGCAG CAATAATATCTCATTTTGGAGTGATGCACCATTTTCCATGCTCCCTACCATCAAGAAACTAATTGATGGTGGTCTGCGCGTTTGGGTCTATAG TGGAGATACCGATGGTAGAATCCCAGTCACTTCTACAAGAttaactttgagaaaacttggATTGAAGATCACTGAAGATTGGACTCCTTGGTATACCAACAATAAACAG GTTGGTGGATGGACAGTTGCCTATGATGGACTATTCTTTGTAACAATAAGAGGGGCTGGTCATCAAGTTCCAACATTCAAGCCAAAGCAAGCTCTACAACTAGTTAGACATTTCTTGTCCAATAAGAAGCTGCCATCTGCCCCATACTAG
- the LOC129875144 gene encoding serine carboxypeptidase-like 34 isoform X1 codes for MFRYLFYIYFLVAVSFGVLSRGSDDDNNSIISKQVLGEQEADRVVGLPGQPPVSFKQYAGYVTVNETHGRALFYWFFEATNNPNNKPLLLWLNGGPGCSSIGYGEAEELGPFFTQKNKPELKFNKFSWNKAANLLFLESPVGVGFSYTNTSSDIKELGDTNTAQDSYKFLLNWFRRFPQFKSHEFYIAGESYAGHYVPQLAEQIFDNNKKVKKEDRINFKGFMIGNALMDDETDQKGMIDYAWDHAVISDHLYHSIKRVCNFSLKLVGDDCDNLLNQYFAVYKILDMYSLYAPKCVNTNFSTIPNSLSTIEGWFKRPTGYDPCLSDYTETYMNRPDVQAALHANITKISYPWTHCSNNISFWSDAPFSMLPTIKKLIDGGLRVWVYSGDTDGRIPVTSTRLTLRKLGLKITEDWTPWYTNNKQVGGWTVAYDGLFFVTIRGAGHQVPTFKPKQALQLVRHFLSNKKLPSAPY; via the exons ATGTTTCGATATTTGTTCTACATTTATTTTCTTGTTGCTGTGAGTTTTGGAGTATTATCAAGAGGATcagatgatgataataatagtaTTATTAGTAAACAAGTTTTGGGTGAACAAGAAGCAGATCGAGTAGTCGGGTTACCCGGTCAGCCACCAGTGAGTTTCAAGCAGTATGCTGGATATGTTACTGTCAATGAGACCCATGGAAGAGCACTCTTCTACTGGTTCTTTGAGGCCACTAACAACCCCAACAACAAGCCACTACTTTTATGGCTCAATGGAG GTCCAGGATGTTCCTCAATTGGCTATGGTGAAGCAGAGGAGTTAGGCCCTTTCTTCACACAGAAAAATAAGCCAGAGCTCAAGTTCAACAAATTCAGCTGGAATAAAG CCGCAAACTTATTATTCTTGGAATCCCCTGTTGGTGTTGGATTTTCATACACAAACACCTCCAGTGATATCAAAGAGCTTGGAGACACTAATACAG CCCAAGATTCATATAAATTTCTGTTGAATTGGTTTCGAAGATTTCCACAGTTCAAGTCACATGAATTCTACATTGCTGGTGAAAGTTACGCCG GGCACTATGTTCCCCAGCTAGCAGAGCAAATCTTTGACAACAATAAAAAGGTGAAAAAAGAGGACCGCATAAATTTCAAAGGATTCATG ATAGGGAATGCATTGATGGATGATGAAACAGACCAAAAAGGGATGATAGACTATGCATGGGATCATGCAGTGATATCAGATCATTTGTATCATTCCATTAAAAGAGTTTGCAATTTCAGCTTGAAACTTGTAGGTGATGACTGCGACAATCTTCTTAATCAGTACTTTGCTGTTTACAAAATCTTAGACATGTATAGCCTTTACGCCCCCAAATGTGTTAACACCAACTTCAGCACCATTCCAAACTCCTTATCAACAATT GAAGGATGGTTCAAAAGACCAACAGGGTATGATCCTTGTCTCTCCGATTACACAGAAACTTATATGAATAGACCAGATGTTCAAGCTGCACTACATGCAAATATCACCAAAATTTCTTATCCATGGACTCATTGCAG CAATAATATCTCATTTTGGAGTGATGCACCATTTTCCATGCTCCCTACCATCAAGAAACTAATTGATGGTGGTCTGCGCGTTTGGGTCTATAG TGGAGATACCGATGGTAGAATCCCAGTCACTTCTACAAGAttaactttgagaaaacttggATTGAAGATCACTGAAGATTGGACTCCTTGGTATACCAACAATAAACAG GTTGGTGGATGGACAGTTGCCTATGATGGACTATTCTTTGTAACAATAAGAGGGGCTGGTCATCAAGTTCCAACATTCAAGCCAAAGCAAGCTCTACAACTAGTTAGACATTTCTTGTCCAATAAGAAGCTGCCATCTGCCCCATACTAG